TGAGGATCAGTGATTTTGTAATGAGGTGAGTTTATGCATACACTTTGGCTAATTATCCAACGAGAATTCGTCTCAAATGTGTTGACATCCCGATTTATGATTGGGTTTATCGTGTGTCTGCTTTCAACTGCCGTTGCTGTTTTCGTCCAAGTGGACGATTACGAAAAACGTTTGGCGGGATATAACACCGCGATACGGGAGGCACAAGAGGAAACTCGGACATGGGAGCTCTATGTTGACATCAAGCCGAAAGCGCACCGAAAACCAAACCTGCTCGGAATATTTAACGTAGGGACAGAGAACTTCGGGGCAAATACGGTCACCGTTGAACTCTCAAAACCCATCTTTGAATTCATTACTTTCCCTATCTGGTTGCCCCCGACGCAAAAGCGGGGTTCAGACAACCCCTTCCTTGCCATGTTCCTGGCTGTTGATGTGGTTTTCATCTTCAAAATCGTTCTCAGTGCTTTGGCGATTCTGTTCGCTTACAACACAATTTCGGGTGAGAGAGAGGATGGCACGTTGAAACTTGTGTTATCCAATGCGGTACCGAGAGATGTAGTCGTGCTGGGGAAATACCTTGGTGGAATGTTATCGCTGTTTCCTATCATCTTGGTGAGTTTACTCGTGGTCCTGTTAATATCTTTCGCTTCACCAGTTACCGCTTTTGATGGAAACGACATCGCACATATCATCTTAATATTTGGTGTTTCGTTGTTGTACGTGTCAACGTGGTATCTTTTAGGGTTTGTCCTATCCGTTTGGACGAAGGAAGCGGCGACAACGTTAATTCTTTCGATGTTTATTTGGGTGATTCTGACGAGCGTTCATTCAAATGTAGTGACGTTTGCAGTGGAGAAGTTCCCGCCACATCCATCTAAATCCGAACAGTCGGTCCTTCAGCCCGCCTTTGATGTCTGGGATCAGTTCAGAAAGGAACGGGATGCCTACGTTAAACAGCGGGGCTATGATGATTTGAAAGAGTCAATTACTTGGGAACCTGAGACATCTTCAACGGGAACGAGGTCTGGTTCTATGTCTGGGGGCTATTTCTTGACAGAGAGTTATAGCGTCAACAGTGTTAGTAAAGCGGATACCTCTATCTTCCAGGAGATTTTAGGCTATCAGGAACAACTTCGGGTTACATACGCGAACAAAGCGGAGGAAATTCTCAAAGAACCTGCGGAAATTCGAGAGCGAAATGTGAGATTCGCAGACGCGCTCTCGCGTATTTCCTTCGCGGATGTTTATAATTTCGCTGTTGGTGCGATAGCGGGGACCGATCGGCAGCGTTATAACGATTTTATTGCCGACTCCAGAGCCTATAAACGCGAGATTGTTGAGTATTTGAAGGATAAGAAGGCGTTTTCGTCGCGAGCATGGTTTTCCACGGATAAGGGTGCTGCGGAATTGACAGATTTACCGGTTTTCAAGCATCGGCGGCTTTCCCTTTCTGAAAGTTTTTCACAGGCATCAATGGATGTTTTGATATTGTTGGCGTGGAATATTGTTCTGTTCATGACGGCTTATGTATCCTTCCTACGGTATGATATGAGTTGAAAGGAGGAGAGACGAATGATTCTACACATTGCGACGAAAGAGATACATCACAATCTCACGACCCTCCGATTTGCCTTGATGATTATTCTTTTGCCTCTCCTGTTTTTGGCGAACGCGTTGATATACAGTTTAGGCGGTTACGGCTATACCACGCAGATTAATACCTATAATCGACAGGTGGAACAGAAGAGAAAGCATATTAAAAATCACGCGGATACGAGTTTGGCGGAGTTAGCACTCAGGGGCCCTGGAGAGATTCCGAAGTTTCCGAGCCCAATGACTTTCTGTGCGGATGGAACTGATGAGCTCGTCCCGCGTTTTGTCAAGATGACCGGCGAAGGATCGTCCAGCCGCAGCGGTCAGAATCAAACTGAGGATTACGGATGGACACCGCCGTGGACACTGGAGTATCCTTTGCAGAGTAAAGTCGGGGGCGCGATGCAGCGGATTAAGATTGACTGGGTCTTCATCGGGGGCCTCATGAGTTTCTTTGCGATTTTATTCACTTTTGATGCGATCGCTGGGGAGAGAGCCCGCGGCACGCTGAGCCTCATAATGTCTAATACTGTCTCGCGCAGCCAAGTGTTATTAGGTAAATACCTCGGAGCGTTTTTGACCCTTATGGTTCCACTTGTAATTGGTATCCTGATGAACCTGTTGTTTATCCTTATTTCCCGGAATATTCCTTTTGCGTCGAGTGAGTGGTTGCGAGTTTTGGGGATGGTCGGGTTGTTTGCATTACACGTCTCTGTTTTCATCTTTCTCGGGTTGTTTTTCTCAAGTCGGGTTTCAAACGCAATCACAAGTTTAGTATGGCTCTTATTGACTTGGGTCTGCTTGGCGTTCGTATTTCCGAGTCTGCTTGGGACTTTTGTTGGCAATCTAAATCCGATTCCCTCCGTTGACGAAGTGTCAATGCAGAAAGATGTGCAGTTAAAACAGTTGAGAGATGAATACCGACCTTTTGGTGGGTCAGAATCTAAGTTAAGGAAGGCAGCAGCCATCGAGAATCCCGAAGCAACGCGACGCTGGGCGACCTACCTCACCAAAGAGATAGAGACGAAAACTCGATTTAATGATGGACAAATCGACCAGCAGTTTAAGCAGGTGCAGCTCGCCCGAGATATTACTCAAATCTCACCGATAACGACCTTCCAGTATGCAATGGAAGGACTTGCGAATACCGGCATCGTCAGTTATATGAATTTCGTCAAACAGGCGCGCCGTTATCGACAGACGTTCATAGATTTCATCGAAACCGAAGATCAGAGCGATCCGGAGAGTCTACACATCTATCCTGTAAAAGAGGGGTTGTCGCAGAAGCCGGTGAATCCAGCGGCGGTGCCGGTGTTCACAGAGCATATCTCGTATCGGAGTGTGTTATCTCAGGTCGGTTTGTTGGTGTTGTTTAATCTGCTATTTTTTATTATGGCGCAGGTTTCTTTTTTGATGAGTGAGGTAAAATAGCGGTCAGCGGTCAGGTCGCTATGCTTCAGCAGTCAGTAGTTCGTTTGTGGCGGGTGAAAACGTCCACAACTGATAGATGCTCTTACTGATTGCTGAGAGTGGCGGACGCAGCACGCAACGCCCTGATGACTGAACGCTAACTACTATTCAATCCACTCCATTGTTTCTCGGAGTTTTTCCTTTGCCCTTGCATGATCTCGGCGGGTTTGATAATAGACGCGTTGTGCCTCTGTAAATTGTGCTTGTGCTTGAAACGCATCGTTGTAGGTTAGACCTTGGTAACCGGGGATTTCGACGGTGACTTCATCCAGCACGCGTTCAATCGTCCGTAACTGTTGCTCGAAAATTCTCACCCGCTTTTCTTCAATTTCCATCCGTTCTCTTGCATTTGCCACCTCACGGTAGTCCCGTCGCACCTCTACACGGATTAACTTTGTTTTTTCGACGTACTCGAGCTGCATTCGCTCAAGTTCTGCGACTTCTCGGGAGCGAAGGTTCTTCGTCTTATTTCCATCGTATAACGGGATGTTGAACTTAAAACCCAGTTCCCATCCATCTTGGGTGCGTGGATTTGTCTCAAAGAGACTCGCGCCATCTCGTTCACGGTCAAGTATCACCGGATCATAGATGGCTTTTGCGTCCCACGTCTGGTTACCTGCTTGTTGCTCCAGGAGCACACTGAGATCCTTATAGCGTGCTTCAGCAGAGAGTTCAGGGAAGCGGTTCCAGATAGTCTCTCCGGCGAGACGTTCTTGACGCAACATATCGCCTTGTAAGTCGCGAAGGTCAAGACTATTGGTGATTGCGAGTTCAACGGCAGCTTCGAGCGTTACATCGTCGTCTGGAAGGGGGCGCGAAAGGACAACCTGTGCAAGTGGGTCAAGTCCAGTGAGACTGATGAGTTCAGCGGTATCCACGTCGAGTTGTCGTTGGAGTTCGTTGAGTGCGAGTTGCTGTTCTGAGAGTTCCAATTCTGTGTTGAGTTGCCTGAGAAATGGAATCCGCCTTTGGGTCTGTTCAATTTTTGTGCCTTCTAATTTCTTTTCGAGTTCCACCGCAATCGCACCCCGTTCTTTAATTTCTTCTTGCGTGAGAATAATATTATGCCAGAGATTCCGAACAGCGTAGACGATCTCCTTCTTGGCGCGTTCGTATTCAATTTCGGCTTTGCGAACCTCTTCCTGTGCGGCATCAAGACCTTGCGGGATTTCACCGAATTGCGCAAAGAGCATGCTCGCTTGTGCGCGAGTGAGATAGTCTCTGTCTTCGATGTCGCCATCTTTCTGTCTTTGATATTCGCCGGTGAGTCCGACCTGTGGGAGGTAAACAGCTTTAGAGACACGGAGGTTTGCCTTGGCGCGCTCGACAACTTTCTCTGCTTTTTTGACTGTTTCGTTGTTTTGTAAAGCGAGTGCTATTGCGCGTTCTGGCTGAAGTGAGACAAGGCGTTGTGCTGAGACGACACCCGCAATACTGAGAAACAGACACACTGCAAGTGCCGTCAACTTTTTGTTCATTCTCAAGCTCCTTAACGGCGGCTGATGCGGATTGTGACAACCACAATCGCAATCATAAGGAGAATCAACGCACCGAAAAGGAGCGTCGTTACCGACATTTGCGTCTGTGATTCAACCTGTACTGTAATTGAACGGTCGCGTGCCTCAAACTTCCGGTTATCGACCGTGACTTCGGCGTTTAACTTCGCTTGATATTCGCCAACCCCGATATCCGCAGGTGGACTTAAGGTCAGTTGTATCTCCGTCTCCGCATTCCGTCCGAGTGAACTGACAACTTCGGGGATAACCGTGTATTTCCAGTCCGTGTTGACATCAACGATCATACGGATATCGACGAGGTCGCGGGTACCGATATTCTTTAACGTCGCTGTCATGTTGACCTCTTCGCCTATTTTAATTGTCTGGAACGCATTCGGCACGAATACCTCAATCTCTGGAACACCTTTTGGAATCAGTTCAAACCGTTCAACCCCGCCTTGTATCCCCGCGATCCTATCGGCGGGTAAATCCAAGCGATTGTTGACCCCACCGAGTTCGTTTGCCTCTGCCTCGTCCAAAACAGCAACATAGAACTCAAGTGTACTGTCAAGATAGGAGGCATCCAGTTCTTCTGGCAGATAGACGATTAGGGACAAACTCCGTTTCGACTGTTCCTGCGTGAACTTCACCTGTGACTGACGCGACTGCGTTTCTGGGTCTTGGAATTCAAAGGAGAGGCGGTTCAGCAGGTTAATGACGCGGAGTTGGAAAGTGTTTTCTGTTTCAGCCAACCGATCCAATGTCAAGTCATAAGTGACGCTGCTGCCGAGGTTCCCCTCCTGCGAAAATCGTAATGAACTGACGTTTACCACATCCAAGGCAGATTCTTTTTGTAGATAGATGAGGCGTGTGTCGGGTTCGGGGAGTTCGGGATACTTCAACTCCACCTTCAAGCTTTCGACATCTTTCTGAAGTTGAAACGTCAGTTCCACGGTTTCGTTGTAGCCGAGGACGGGTATCTTCGTTTCATAAGGTTTGACGATGTTTGTGTCATCGGTGACATCGAGCAAGGAGACGTAAATTCCTCGGATCTCGTTTGCCGCTGCAATCTCTTCAGGGGTTGCGTTGCTCGGCATCGCCTCGGTTGTGGAGGTGTTCTTGAGTTGAAGCGTCACCATCATTTGGTTGTCCACGCGAAACTTCTTCGCACTCAGGATAGAAATGTGGCGTGTATCTTCCTCAAGATGGATTTTTTTCGGGTACGGCTTGTCAAGGTATAGAATATGAACCGTAACGCTATCAATATTCCGTCGGAGTTCAAAATCAAGAGTTGTCGCCTGTCCATCTTTCAGCGATGGGATCCGGTATTCGTAGGGGAAACCGATAATCGCGTCAGTTTCGTCTCTGATGGAGACATAGACGTTGTTAATCTCTTGCGCTGTCGCGCCATTCGAGTAATCTGTGGGGTCAGTGGTGTCTGTTTCTTTTCTCTCTCCCTTTATGGCACCGTAGGTAAGTACAACCTCCAAGTGCCGTCGGTCGCCCTTCTTGTAGCGTCTCGCTGACACGACGGAGATGTAGGGGTCTTCCTGTTTTAAGTGGATATTCTTATTGTCAGTCTCACCCGAGTATATCAACTCGACAACGACATCTCGTACATCCTCTTTTATGAGTTCAAACTCTAACGTAACGGCTTCACCCTCTTTGAGCGTTTCGATGCGTTGTTCGTAAGGTTCAGCGATAATTGCCCCACTTGTGCCGTAACCTTCCTGCTCTTTAATCGACACAAAGATGTCGTCAATCTGTGCACTAATAATAATTTCGCGTCCCAACACTTTGGAGCTCTCAACGAGTGTGACGGGGGATGAGCTATTCCGCAACGTGATTGAGAACAGTTCTCTTCCGTCGTCGGATTCATATAAGTTTGTGCTTTCGACAGTGATGTGCCACTCGTCCTTGAGCGAGTTAAGTTCGGTGTCTTGCAGCGTCAGTTTTGCTTGTTCGTATTCGGAGACGGCGGTTTCGTAATCTTCCTCCGCTTTATTCACTTGAGAGACAGTGACGATATTATTTGCCTCCATCATCATCGCTTTAAGATTTTCAAGTTCAACCAACTTCTTTTTCATCAGTTGTTCCTTGAGTTCCATTTCCAAGCGTTTCGTCTCTATCTGGATTTGGCGGCTCTGTTCCTCTTTGGTTTTTGCTCTGTTCTCATCGGAAACCGGTTGGGTCTCTTCTGCAAACGCTATCGGTGTTTCTGTAGGCAGCAATATCCCTATCGTGCCGATAAAAATAAACACGAGCATTGGAATTGAAAGATTGGAAGGTTGGAAGATTGGTGTCACCCATTCTTCCATCCATCCATCTGTCCGTCCAAGTATCTTCCATCCATCCATATTTTTTCACCCTTCTCTCTCTACTCAGGCGCGTCTTCTTCAGATTCATATCCAGCGACATAGTGCAGGTACAACGCCTCAAGGTCCTCTTTTTGAATCTCGTCGCGCGTGAGTTCCCGCTCCAGGTTACCTTCCACAAGGATTCCTATCCTATCGGCGATCTCCTTCGCACGGAAAATATCGTGCGTGGACATGAAGATGGCTTTCCCTTCCTCTTTGAGTTGGCGGAGTAGGTTCAAGAAATCGGCACCGCCCTTGGGATCCAAGCCGGAGGTCGGTTCATCGAGCAGGACGGCTTGTGCGTTCTTCATAATCGCAATAGCAATCCCCAAGCGTTGACGCATCCCTTTAGAGAACGTCTTGACGCGCCGTGTAAACGCTTCCTCTGGTAAACCGACACGTCCGAGTGTTGCATCTAATTCCTCATTGGATACCTTCTTCCGTCCACCGAGTTTCGCAAAGAAAGACAGGTTTTGACGTGCCGTGAAGTTGCGATAGAGTTCGACGTTCTCGGAGACGTAGGCGAGATGCTTCTTGGCTTCCAGTGGAAACTTAGGTATCTCAATGTCCCCGACGAGTGCGGTGCCGCTTGTAGGTTCGATAAAGTTCAGGAGCATGGAGATGGTCGTACTTTTCCCTGCTCCGTTTGCGCCGAGAACGACATAGATTTCGCC
This is a stretch of genomic DNA from Candidatus Poribacteria bacterium. It encodes these proteins:
- a CDS encoding ABC transporter permease; this encodes MHTLWLIIQREFVSNVLTSRFMIGFIVCLLSTAVAVFVQVDDYEKRLAGYNTAIREAQEETRTWELYVDIKPKAHRKPNLLGIFNVGTENFGANTVTVELSKPIFEFITFPIWLPPTQKRGSDNPFLAMFLAVDVVFIFKIVLSALAILFAYNTISGEREDGTLKLVLSNAVPRDVVVLGKYLGGMLSLFPIILVSLLVVLLISFASPVTAFDGNDIAHIILIFGVSLLYVSTWYLLGFVLSVWTKEAATTLILSMFIWVILTSVHSNVVTFAVEKFPPHPSKSEQSVLQPAFDVWDQFRKERDAYVKQRGYDDLKESITWEPETSSTGTRSGSMSGGYFLTESYSVNSVSKADTSIFQEILGYQEQLRVTYANKAEEILKEPAEIRERNVRFADALSRISFADVYNFAVGAIAGTDRQRYNDFIADSRAYKREIVEYLKDKKAFSSRAWFSTDKGAAELTDLPVFKHRRLSLSESFSQASMDVLILLAWNIVLFMTAYVSFLRYDMS
- a CDS encoding ABC transporter permease subunit → MILHIATKEIHHNLTTLRFALMIILLPLLFLANALIYSLGGYGYTTQINTYNRQVEQKRKHIKNHADTSLAELALRGPGEIPKFPSPMTFCADGTDELVPRFVKMTGEGSSSRSGQNQTEDYGWTPPWTLEYPLQSKVGGAMQRIKIDWVFIGGLMSFFAILFTFDAIAGERARGTLSLIMSNTVSRSQVLLGKYLGAFLTLMVPLVIGILMNLLFILISRNIPFASSEWLRVLGMVGLFALHVSVFIFLGLFFSSRVSNAITSLVWLLLTWVCLAFVFPSLLGTFVGNLNPIPSVDEVSMQKDVQLKQLRDEYRPFGGSESKLRKAAAIENPEATRRWATYLTKEIETKTRFNDGQIDQQFKQVQLARDITQISPITTFQYAMEGLANTGIVSYMNFVKQARRYRQTFIDFIETEDQSDPESLHIYPVKEGLSQKPVNPAAVPVFTEHISYRSVLSQVGLLVLFNLLFFIMAQVSFLMSEVK
- a CDS encoding TolC family protein; the protein is MNKKLTALAVCLFLSIAGVVSAQRLVSLQPERAIALALQNNETVKKAEKVVERAKANLRVSKAVYLPQVGLTGEYQRQKDGDIEDRDYLTRAQASMLFAQFGEIPQGLDAAQEEVRKAEIEYERAKKEIVYAVRNLWHNIILTQEEIKERGAIAVELEKKLEGTKIEQTQRRIPFLRQLNTELELSEQQLALNELQRQLDVDTAELISLTGLDPLAQVVLSRPLPDDDVTLEAAVELAITNSLDLRDLQGDMLRQERLAGETIWNRFPELSAEARYKDLSVLLEQQAGNQTWDAKAIYDPVILDRERDGASLFETNPRTQDGWELGFKFNIPLYDGNKTKNLRSREVAELERMQLEYVEKTKLIRVEVRRDYREVANARERMEIEEKRVRIFEQQLRTIERVLDEVTVEIPGYQGLTYNDAFQAQAQFTEAQRVYYQTRRDHARAKEKLRETMEWIE
- a CDS encoding NEW3 domain-containing protein, with the protein product MDGWKILGRTDGWMEEWVTPIFQPSNLSIPMLVFIFIGTIGILLPTETPIAFAEETQPVSDENRAKTKEEQSRQIQIETKRLEMELKEQLMKKKLVELENLKAMMMEANNIVTVSQVNKAEEDYETAVSEYEQAKLTLQDTELNSLKDEWHITVESTNLYESDDGRELFSITLRNSSSPVTLVESSKVLGREIIISAQIDDIFVSIKEQEGYGTSGAIIAEPYEQRIETLKEGEAVTLEFELIKEDVRDVVVELIYSGETDNKNIHLKQEDPYISVVSARRYKKGDRRHLEVVLTYGAIKGERKETDTTDPTDYSNGATAQEINNVYVSIRDETDAIIGFPYEYRIPSLKDGQATTLDFELRRNIDSVTVHILYLDKPYPKKIHLEEDTRHISILSAKKFRVDNQMMVTLQLKNTSTTEAMPSNATPEEIAAANEIRGIYVSLLDVTDDTNIVKPYETKIPVLGYNETVELTFQLQKDVESLKVELKYPELPEPDTRLIYLQKESALDVVNVSSLRFSQEGNLGSSVTYDLTLDRLAETENTFQLRVINLLNRLSFEFQDPETQSRQSQVKFTQEQSKRSLSLIVYLPEELDASYLDSTLEFYVAVLDEAEANELGGVNNRLDLPADRIAGIQGGVERFELIPKGVPEIEVFVPNAFQTIKIGEEVNMTATLKNIGTRDLVDIRMIVDVNTDWKYTVIPEVVSSLGRNAETEIQLTLSPPADIGVGEYQAKLNAEVTVDNRKFEARDRSITVQVESQTQMSVTTLLFGALILLMIAIVVVTIRISRR
- a CDS encoding ABC transporter ATP-binding protein → MLETRELTKVYNESVLAVNNLNLKVDDGEIYVVLGANGAGKSTTISMLLNFIEPTSGTALVGDIEIPKFPLEAKKHLAYVSENVELYRNFTARQNLSFFAKLGGRKKVSNEELDATLGRVGLPEEAFTRRVKTFSKGMRQRLGIAIAIMKNAQAVLLDEPTSGLDPKGGADFLNLLRQLKEEGKAIFMSTHDIFRAKEIADRIGILVEGNLERELTRDEIQKEDLEALYLHYVAGYESEEDAPE